One Bacteroidales bacterium genomic region harbors:
- a CDS encoding 1-(5-phosphoribosyl)-5-[(5-phosphoribosylamino)methylideneamino]imidazole-4-carboxamide isomerase, whose protein sequence is MMQLIPAIDIIEGRCVRLKKGDFASVTVYDYEPDDLVATFYRSGLTQIHCVDLDGARKRSPVNLSALKKMAASAPVKIEWGGGITSSADIHTILSLGAERIVAGSAAATDTELVKNWLREFGPDKIVVGADIRDFKIAVHGW, encoded by the coding sequence ATGATGCAGTTAATACCGGCAATTGATATTATCGAAGGGAGGTGCGTTCGACTCAAAAAAGGGGACTTCGCATCAGTGACGGTTTACGATTATGAACCCGATGACCTTGTTGCAACGTTTTATCGGTCAGGCCTTACACAGATACACTGCGTTGACCTCGACGGTGCACGGAAACGAAGTCCGGTAAACTTGTCTGCTCTTAAAAAAATGGCGGCTTCGGCTCCTGTTAAAATCGAATGGGGTGGGGGAATCACTTCCTCTGCCGACATCCATACAATTCTCTCTCTGGGAGCAGAACGTATTGTTGCAGGCAGTGCAGCTGCTACGGATACTGAACTGGTTAAAAACTGGCTGAGGGAATTCGGGCCAGATAAAATAGTGGTGGGTGCCGATATCAGGGATTTCAAAATTGCCGTGCATGGCTGG
- the hisH gene encoding imidazole glycerol phosphate synthase subunit HisH, whose product MSEVVIIRYNAGNIQSVVYALERLGVRPVVTDKADQIRNAGKVIFPGVGEASTTMNYLREKGLDTLIASLTQPVLGICLGLQLMCRFSEEGNTQCMGIFDAEVKKFPDTTEKEARLKVPHMGWNTVTKTDLDCPLLSGLDNAPFFYFVHSFYATAGPHTAAETFYGLSFSSVLRNRNFMAVQFHPEKSGTAGEVLLRNFLKL is encoded by the coding sequence ATGAGCGAAGTTGTTATCATCCGCTATAATGCCGGCAACATTCAGTCGGTAGTGTATGCTCTGGAACGACTGGGAGTCAGGCCGGTTGTCACCGACAAGGCAGACCAGATCAGAAACGCCGGCAAAGTAATTTTTCCCGGCGTAGGAGAGGCCTCAACTACAATGAACTACCTCAGGGAAAAGGGCCTTGACACTCTTATCGCATCCCTTACCCAGCCGGTTTTGGGCATTTGCCTCGGACTTCAGCTGATGTGCCGTTTCTCGGAAGAAGGAAATACCCAATGCATGGGTATTTTCGATGCTGAGGTAAAAAAATTTCCCGATACCACTGAAAAGGAAGCCCGCCTTAAAGTACCTCATATGGGCTGGAACACGGTAACAAAAACAGATCTGGATTGCCCGCTTCTGAGTGGCCTTGACAACGCTCCGTTTTTTTACTTTGTTCATAGTTTTTATGCAACAGCCGGACCCCATACCGCTGCTGAAACATTCTACGGGTTGTCTTTCAGCTCTGTCCTTCGCAACAGAAACTTTATGGCCGTTCAGTTTCATCCTGAGAAAAGCGGAACAGCAGGTGAAGTTCTTCTCAGAAATTTTCTGAAGCTATGA